A window from Citrus sinensis cultivar Valencia sweet orange chromosome 3, DVS_A1.0, whole genome shotgun sequence encodes these proteins:
- the LOC127900532 gene encoding ubiquitin-conjugating enzyme E2 5-like, with protein MSSPSKRREMDLMKLMMSDYKVEMINDGIQEFYVHFQGPNESPYHGGVWRIRVELPDAYPYKSPSIGFVNKIYHPNIDEMSGSVCLDVINQTWSPMFDLVNVFEVFLPQLLLYPNPSDPLNGDAAALLMRDRAAYEQRVKEYREKYAKAEDIEAAPDENSSDEEMSEDEYNSSDDAMAGKADP; from the exons atgtcttcaCCAAGCAAACGTCGAGAGATGGACTTGATGAAGCT GATGATGAGCGATTACAAAGTGGAGATGATCAATGATGGCATTCAGGAGTTCTATGTACATTTTCAGGGACCTAATGAAA GTCCTTATCATGGAGGTGTATGGAGGATAAGAGTTGAGCTGCCAGATGCTTATCCATATAAATCTCCCTCGATAGGCTTTGTCAATAAGATCTACCATCCGAACATTGATGAGAT GTCAGGCTCAGTTTGTTTGGATGTTATTAACCAGACCTGGAGCCCCATGTTTG ACCTAGTGAATGTGTTTGAAGTATTCCTGCCACAGCTTCTTCTTTATCCCAACCCATCAGACCCATTGAATGGTGATGCTGCAGCACTGCTGATGCGTGATCGAGCTGCTTATGAACAAAGAGTTAAAG AGTATAGAGAGAAATATGCCAAGGCAGAAGACATAGAAGCTGCCCCAGATGAAAACTCCAGTGACGAGGAGATGAGTGAAGATGAATACAATTCTAGTGATGATGCAATGGCTGGGAAAGCTGACCCGTAG